TGTTGCGATAAACTTGATAGCTCGATTGCTAGTTGTAGGTACAGTATTCTTTTTTATGATAAATATAATGTTTGACCACCCCGACTTTGTCGTCATTGACAAGCCAACTGGGGTGAGTGTGCATAAAGACGATCAAGCTGTTAGCTTTGTGGCAAAGCTTCAGCAGCAATTGAACGAACCGCAACTATTTTTAGTCCATCGGCTAGATAAAATCACCTCAGGTTTATTAATTCTGGCAAAAAAAACTACAGCTAATGGCTTATTATCATCCACTTTTCAACAACGAAAAATAGAGAAATACTATATTGCCTTAACAGATAAACGCCCCAGTAAAAAACAAGGGTTAGTGAAAGGCGACATGGTTCGTTCCCGACGAGGAACTTGGAAATTACAACGCTCAGCTGAAAACCCAGCTATCAGTCATTTTTTTAGTTATGGTTGTGAAAAAGGGCTACGCTTGTTTTTGATCAAACCTTATACAGGAAAAACCCATCAGATTCGTGTGGCACTTAAAAGCCTGGGCTCTCCAATCATTGGAGACAAACGCTACTACCCAACCCCAGATGAAACCATTGACCGTGGATATTTACATGCCTTTGCCCTGCAGTTTTACTACCAAGACCAGTTAATTCAGCTACACTGTATGCCCAACACAGGTCGTCTGTTTACCTTGGAATCTATACAACAGCAGTTATCTCAACTGAGCAAACCCTGGTTATTAAATTGGCCGAAAGTTTAACAACCACTCACGAAACGTATTTAAAGGATAACTATAAAAAACATACTCCAAGTGAAGGTTTTTTTAGGCGAGGCCGTCGAGTGATAAAGCCCTAGGAGCTTAGATAAAACTAAGTGACTGGGGTGAAGAACGAAGACAACAAAGCCCTTGTGCCCTAGGGGTATAAAAAGCATTCACGAAGAATATTAAGCTACTTGATAACGGCCATTATAAAACTGGTCAGCAGCAATTAATGAAAACGCATCTTTAGCATCCCATAAAAAGCTTTTTCTATCTTGCCATTCCAATGCTCGATGAAACACTAAATGACATAAGTCGTTGATGGTATAACTTGCCTTGATAATATTTAGGTGTTTTACCGCCGACCGCATTGCATTAAAAAAGTCATCCCAGGTTTTAGCCTCTATGACTTGTTGAAAGCGTACTTCATCAAACTCCATTCCTCGAGCAAATGGCCGTCCTAAACAATTGAAAAAACTATCATCTCCCTGTGAAGGCATTGCCCGAGCTAGCAAACATAACAGTACCTGCAACCCCACTTGCTGCTTTTCTGGCCAACGAATTTTATCCAGTACCTTGGTATAAATTAGTGCTTCGTCATTAAACTCATCCAGGTCATGGATATACAGCAGGTTACGCTTTTCATTAAAAACCAATTTTCGCCGCCAATTTAATACATAATATAATGAAGGCAAATGCATGGTCTTGAAGGTTAACATCCTGACTCACCCCACTACTTACACTAGTAATGTTTAAACTCATAGTTTAGTCGCCAACAAACAGCTATTTTTCAGAAATCCACTTTGAATAGGTTTATTATTTTCCTTCATAATCAACATGAACGATGGCCACTCCAAAAAGCCTAGTCATCACTAATTAGTATAAAGTATTTATCTGTATAAGCTTTTTCTTCTAATGGATAAGTCATTTATTGACTGTAATTGCTTATAATTACTAGCAGGGGTCCCTTTACAGTCAACTACAGCTTTCCCCTGGGAGCGAGACGATGTCTGACAAGCTACTTATCCTTGATCTTGATGAAACCCTTATTCATGCTGAACTGATCCCCTTAGAGCTTCCCCATGCTTTTGTTGCATGCCCCTACTTTATTTACACTCGCCCTTACCTGGATGAGTTTTTGGAGTTTTGCCAGCAACACTTTAAATTGGCAGTATGGACCACTGGTAACCAGTTTTATGCAGACACTATTGTTTCTTATCTATTTGGTTCTGCAGATCAATTAGAATTTGTTTGGGCGAGAGATCGCTGTATTACTCATTACCACTCTGAGCTTGATTGTAATTACTACATTAAGGACCTAAAAAAAGTAAAACGGCATGGCTACGATCTGCAAAATGTTATTGTCATTGATGACTCACCTGAAAAGCTAGAGCGACAATACAGCAACCTGATTCCTGTTGCCCCCTATTATGGAGAGCCAGCCGATAAAGAACTTAAGTTGCTGATGAGTTATTTAGCTTCAATAGAAGAAACTGACAATATTCGCTCAATTGACAAGCGAAGTTGGCACCAACAAGTGGCTTAGAGATACTTTATTTTCCACTCAATAGCGCTTGCATAATCCAATATCGCACAAGCACACCAAGTGCCATTGAAGTAAAGACTACGGAAGTCTACTTGAGAATGAGGGAAATCTACAGGTGGAATAAAATCCAACTTATCTGCTGTGGTCAGCTTAAATCCCAAACGACTCATTGGCCACTGACTGTTGATCCCCAAGCCCATTGCTTTTAATACGGCTTCTTTATGTGCCCATAATTTAATGAAATGACTAAATTGTTGTGCTTGAGGCAAACGAGATAAATCACTTTGCTCCTGCTCAGTACAAACCCGTTTAGCCAACTTGGACCATGGTCTTGACCGGTAGAGAGACTCGACATCAATACCCACAGGGTTTTCCTGGGTAACAACCAATGCTAGACAGTCACGACTATGAGAAAGGTTAAAAGACAGTTGCGGATCTGATAGCAAACCACTCTCCCGCCAATCAATAACCGGCTTGCCATATTTACTCACACTAAACTGCCATTGGCTTGGTTTTAGAAGCACATAATGGCTGAGTGTTTTTTTTAAAAATACTCGAGCCGCTAAAAACTGTTGCTGCTTTGCAGGGGAACGATAACGCTGAAATCGCGCCATTTCTTCACTACCTAACCACTCTTCAGCTATCCCCCCCCCATCTGGCGAATGACATATCCAAATGTCTACCCGTCCATTACTTGCTACTATCATGTCTTCCGTCAAAACAGCCTCATCAAACTGGTGAAAAACAAACACTATACCTCGCTTGCAGTATTTCTATAAATTAACTTATTAATGATTAGAGTCGGCAAGTAACGGCATAAAACAAACAATCATTTTTGGCTATGGTAGGATTAGTGGTGATCATAAAAATTTTTACCGGCTGTTTGGGAAATAGTTGATTACCTTCTACCCGCAACAATTCAAGTGCAACATTCTTCCCTTCTTGAGTAAACACCTTAAAGCAGTCCACTCCTTTTGTGCCTAGCCAACCTAACCGAGTATCCGTATCTACTACCCCAAAGTTTAAGTGTTCAATATCAGGAGGCAAAGTAATATCAACGCCATCAACTGGGTTGGCACTATAGGCTATAGTGGCATGAGGCATCAGCTCAACACGGACAGGATTGTGTAATATTTCAAGCCCCCAGTCTGTAATAGACTCTCGAAACACATTCTCAAGTAACAGAAAACGATCAACAGACTCTATGGCCAACTGATGTGCATGCTCATCCTGACTCCCTCCACACTCTATAGTTACTGTTGGTATACCTTTTTCGGACAACTCCATGAGTGATCCTAAACGAAGATTCGTGACAACCAATCGATCAACAAAATGAGAAGTTAGCGTCTGATGCGATAAATCATTACAAATACTAACAGCAAAAGCGGGCCCAGCTCCTGACGTATTATGAATATCAACCAGACACTCAGGCTGTTCCTCATCCAAAAAGTTTAAAAATAATTTCGCAATTTGTCCCGAATAGTCATCAAATGGTCCTTTAAAACAACGATTCAAATCTCTATGTTCAGGTAAATGCCGATTAGAAAAAACTGGCGGCTTTCGTGCTGCAACCACAGAGCCAATAAAAAATACTGTATTCACAGCTGGTTTTTTTTGGGATTTAATCCAATGAAAAACTGCATGTAAGCCGGAAGGCTCATTTCCATGCAGCAAGGTAGACACGACCCTAGAACGGTTAGTATCTCTTCCAGATAACCTAATAATGGTTGGTTGCTTTAATAACGCAATAAAGTCATCTACTGAATAACCAATATCATGTGGCTGAGGCTGAGACCATACATTAATCAGTGACGAAGTGTGGTCGTTCATAATGGAATACCCCATTCACTAATTGACTTACCACTACGATAACCTCGAATATATTCGGCCAACATGCCTGCAAATGCTTCCTCTTTACTAGTCTGTTTTAGTAAGTGGTTTGTAACTAAACGCTGCCATTTAGCACCACACATGCGTTGTTCGATACGCCCCTGAATAACACTCATTAATCGTTTTATTTCAGAGCCAAACAAGCCAGTTTTTTCCAATGCCTGACATGCTTTTGGTAATAAGCGCTTGGCAATTTGTAATGCCGGCTCTTCATGTAACTGAACCTGTGTTGTGGATGGCCACACCAACCTGGCATCCATACCCAGCTTTGCTGCTCGATAAAAGTTATGTTCAGCATAATTAAACGGTAAAACAGTGGTTAAATGTTTGATATCAGGTAAAACCGCCAACGCACACCCTATAGCAAACAACGCATTAGCACTCATATCGATCAATGAAGGACCTGCCGGCAAAAAGCGCATTTCAATACGTAAATGGCCTCCATCAGCATCATCATATATTGCCCGATTCCATTGCCAAGTAGTACCTTGATGCAACCTCATCTCTTCTAACTTAGGCGCTTTTCCAGCAGCTAAACAAGCATACGGGTTCTCATCCCCAATCACTGGAATAATAGGAGGAAATAATGCTGCAGATGCAGCAAATAACTCCCAGGCACTTTCTCTTACCCAGCCAGTTCCAAAAAATACCCGTGGAGGGTGTCGCCAACGTTGCTCACGGGATACACGGCTATCGATAGATTGTTTAAATAAAGCAATTCGCGTTTCTGCCCATAGATGGTGTCCAAACAAACTGGGTGAATTAGAAGACAAAGCGAGTACAACTGGTGTCACCAGCTGGACAGCGTTAAAATAATCTGCAAACTGATTAGCAGGCACTCGCCAATGGACTTGAAAAGAAGTATTTGCACCTTCTAAGGTAATATCATCAACTTCTAGCTTGATCGGTTCTTTCCCATCAATTGCTATTGTAAAAGGGCCACCACGCATCTTACATAACGCATTGGAAAGTGCTCTATACCTAGGAATATCTGTCATTGTTTGGTCATGAAAATCCTTGATAGATAGTGTTGGAAGAATACCTATGGGAATTACTTGACCACTATGAAGACTGGCAGCTTCATCTATTTTTCTTATAGCAGAGCTTAACTCCTCCTCAATAGCAACAAAGGGTGAACCTTTATACGGCTGAGGGCTAAGATTATACTCCAAATTAAACCTATTTAACTCTACAGTGAGCTGAGGATCTTGCAGTTGAGCATTAATTTCAAGATTGATAGGCAAAAGCTTTAGATGCTGATCCACAATATAGAACTCTAGTTCAGCACCGAGAGAAGCAGGACCTTGCCCAAACTCAGGGTTTGCTAACAGCTTTTTCAGTACATCTAAGTCATCACGCACTTTTTGCTGAAAAAGAACAAAATCCTGATTAGAAAAGGTATCACTTTCAATAGATATGCCCATTGTTATCCTTAACGTTATAGTTATCTTATGGCTATTATTGTATTTTTAACTCTACCACAAATTCCTTTCTCAGCAATAAAACTCTAAATCGTTGGCATAGTTGAAACTGTTAAGCCAACGATCTTATCAACCAAATGCTTTTATTGCACTAAAAGTGCCTGTAATAAGCATTTGTATGCCTATTACAGTTAAAATCAATCCCATCAAGCGAGTAACAATACTTAATCCGCTTTCACCAAGAACCCTTATCATTTTTTGACCAAATATAAAACTTAGAAAAGTAATTAAGCAAAGCACCGCAAAAGTCACAACCGTAATGCAAATTTCTATTACCTGACCTGTTGCAGAGTAGTTCATTGCTGTTGCTATAGTGCCAGGGCCAGCTAAAATAGGAACTGCTAAAGGGGAAACTGATATATCACTAACTTCATTCTCTCGTGGTTTATGCATATCTGAACTGCTTCCATGCAACATCTGATAACCCACTATAAAAATAAGGATACCACCTGCAATTCTTAATGCTGGTAATGAAATACCAAACAAATGAAAAATAGCTTTCCCTAAAATAGAAAAAACTAGGATAATAAAAAATGAAATTATAAGTGCTCTACAAGCAACTCTAATTTGAGATGATCTATCTTCTTTGCCAGTCAGGCTTATAAAAACAGCCGTATTAGCAATGGGGTTCATAATTGCAAAAAATCCCAAAAACACTGTTAACACATGATGATATAGCTCAAACATTATAAACCTTTCACTAAATAACAAATAAAGATGCGATTTTATTTGATTACATTTATATAAACAACGCTGCTTTAACCTATTATGTGAGATAGCCAGTGACACTATCACTTATCAATTAAACTAGTTTCGCAGCAACAATACGACAGCCTAAAATATAACCAAAGAGAAAGATATATAAGAGCGTACAACAACTGAGATGTAGGTTTAGTACCTTACATTTGTTCCTTGAAGTTTATGTCGATTTTTGTGACAGTAGTACCTTTTGTGCTCCGGTACTTTCAGGCCCCATAATATAGGATATAACCCTATGAAACCAAAAGCTTTTTGCACACTACTCACCTTCTCCATATTGTCTATTAGCAACGTTGAAGCCCGCGATACCCGCGTAATGTATTCAATCCAGGAAGCATTGAGTAAACCAGCAGCCAAAGAGAAATTACTGTCTAATGTGCCATTATATTTCGGCAACCAACCTACCCCAAGAGTGTTAAATACACTTGGGGAATATATGTCAAACAAAAAAACCAATGCTTTTAACAAGTCTGATAAAGAAGCTTGTCAATGGGTTATTTTGTCTGCTCTCATTTCACTACAAGAACGTGCCTTAAAAGAAGGAGGTAATGCAGTAGTCAACATTAAGTCCTATTACAAGAAAAATGAAATTTCCAGCACCAGTGAATTTGAATGCGGTGCAGGTGCCTTAATCGCTGGCGTTACCTTGAAAGGAACCGTTGTAAAATTAGCGCAATAACTGAAAACCCACTAATAAGCAACTTATATTAGTGGGCTTTAAAAAGCATAAAATTACTGTTTTTTAATGATACAGGAAATGGAAAAACCACATATCAAATAAATTCTATAAAAATTGAAAATATTACAACTCTGCTTTTAATGCTACGGAAAATTAGAAAATATTTATCTAAACTGCCAGCATTCACGTTGATAGTTAATACCCCCCCAACGATCCAACATCAAACTTAACCCCCTCCCATTAATTGAGCAAAAAACATCCATTCTTATTATCAGTGCTTCAAGCAACCCCAGCCATTAATAAATACCATTATCTCTAAGTGCTTAAAGGCCATTCTGTTATTGACTTATCGTATCTGTACTTGCGCTTTTTGCTCTCCCCTTTTAATGTACCCCCAGTGTTTCTTAGTTAACTATGAGGGTTCTACAAAAGGCGTAACCCTCTTATTTGTAGGTGCAGTCATGGATGTAGGTAACAGTAGCCGTTTTACCTTTAGCATAAAAGGGGTTGAGGACAGCCTACGGGTGGTCCGATTTGAAGGGCAAGAGGGTATTTCCCGCCCTTATGTGTTTACTATTGATACGGTTTGTGAAAATTTTGACCTGGATCTTGATGCGATTTTGCAGCAACCCGCCCAATTAGTGATCCATGATCCTGACGAGCCTCGATACATCAACGGTATTATTCACGCCAACCAAATCAGTGACCCTATTGGTCGCTTCTGTCGTTATCGGTTTGAACTGACACCTAAAGTGTCCTTGCTGCACTACCGGGTTAATTTAAAGATTTTCCAAAACCTCACCGCTGATGCCATTATCCGGCAAGTGTTGCTGAATGCAGGTCTAACCACCGACGATTTCAAGTTTCAAATCACTGGCGAATTACCCATCCGCGTATATTGCACTCAATATCAAGAGTCCGATTTAGACTTTACTCACCGGCTAATGGCAGAAGACGGCCTGCACTACTTTATTGAACAAACTAGCAATAACTGTGTCATGGTGATCAGTGATAGCCACTACAGTTTTAAGCCTGTCCCAGTTACCCCTGAGCTGGAGTATAAATACCAGGCCGGAATGGAAACCACGCATTACTTTATCAGCCAGTTTTATGTAACTGCAGAAGCCCAACCGAATACTGTTGTGTTTCGGGATTACAATTTTGAACACCCAAGCCTGAACTTGGAAGTTAAAGAATCTGCCAGTGATGATCAATCCGGGTTGAGTGGCTTAGAAGTTTATCAACATAATGTGTCGTATCAAAACCCAACCGCCGGCAAGCAAAAAGCTGAAAATCTCATCAAAGCCTATAAATCTGTTAAATTAACCGGGGATGGCTTCAGTAACAGCCCTCATGTATCAGCCGGGCATTTTTTCCAATTACAAAACTACGATGACAGCCGTTATGATCACTATTGGTTACTCACCGAGGTGATTCATGATGGTATTCAAACTCAAGTACTGGAAGAACACGACACAGGTAGAGGCAGCAGCTACAGCAACCGTATTATTGCCACCCCACGAGACCACCAGCTTAAAACCCAACCGTTAGCCCCCAAACCCAAAATTCGGGGTAGCCAAACAGCGTTTGTGACTGGTCCCAAAGGGGAAGAAATCTACTGCGATAAATACGGCAGAATCAAAGTTCAATTCCACTGGGACCGAGATGGCCAATACAATGAAAACAGCTCCTGTTGGGTACGGGTCAAACAAAACTGGGCGGGTAAACAATGGGGGGATTTACAAGTACCCCGGATTGGCACCGAAGTGTTGGTGAAATTTATTAATGGCGACCCTGACCAACCAATTGTGATGGGCTGTTTATATAATGGTCGGGATAAACCTCCTTATAAATTACCCGACCATAAAACCCGCACCACTTTTAAAACCAACAGTACACCCGGCGGTGAAGGCTTTAACGAAATCCGTTTTGAAGATAAAAAAGGCAGCGAACAAGTCTTTATTCATGCGGAAAAAGACCTAGAAGTTCGGGTTAAAAACGACAAACGGGAAACCATCGGCAACGAACGTCATTTAGTGGTGGGCAACAATAGCTATGAGCACACTAAAGGCAACCACCACCAACAAATCGATGGTAACCAATACATCACTATCGACCAGGATAGTCACACAACAATTGGCGACAGTTTACACGGTAAAACTGGCAGTCAGTACATGATCCAGGCCGGTAATGAAATTCATATTAAAGCCGGCGATAAAGTTGTCATTGATGCTGGAGTGGAACTCACTTTAAAAGGCGGTGGTAGCTTTGCTAAACTAGACCCATCCGGTGTCGCGTTTCAAGGCGCTACCCTTAAAATTAACGAAGGTGGTAGCGCTGGTTCCGGTAGTGGGGTGAGTATTAAAGAGTCTTCTCAGGCCGCAGAATCTGATAAAAATCAACGGTAGTGACTCAAAAGTGTGTCTACTCATATTTGAAGGCCTAACTCATAGCGATTAATAAAAAGACCAATCACAATATCATGCATTTGATTGGTCTTTGAAAAGCAAATGGTTGATTAACAGCTTGTAATTGGTGTTCTTTTTTTTAATGTATTAATGACAGTATTTTAGCTGGCACCCATTACTCTAGCTATATCCCTTATACCACTGCCATAATCGTTATCTCATCCAATATGTCCTACTAAGATATAATAATTATACGACAAGTGTTATATAATTTGAAAAGACCTGTATTGAGTAAAAACCACATAACTTAGTATTTGGATATACTTTTGAGGCATAACCCTAAAAAAATTTATGCTATCCACAAAATTCCGGAAAAAAGGGTTTACAAATATTGTATCAAATGTCAGTTACGTGAATTGCTTTAAAATGCTAAAATCAAAGAGAGTAAATCTTACTCCATCAGCCAGTAGCACTGTCAACAAAAAGCTAAAAGAAGCAGGAATAATTACTAAAAATATTCGGCAAACGCCAGTTATTTTATTAGAATCAAGTGGGTATATTGCTTTTTCAAAAAACATTTCAGATGAAATAATCAGCAAATGGCAAGGAGTCTTTGAACACTTAAAACAGTCAGGAAAATATAAACAGCTGTATAAACAATATTTTCTACCCAAATAAAAACTGTATTAATTAATGCTAGTATAAACATTCTGCTAAAGAGATAAATAATATGACTGATACATGAAAGTTGAGTGCTTTATATTTCCGACACCCTTCCCTCTCGTCTTTTCAAAACCCTCTGCTGACTTCAATTAGCATACACTGAAGGGATACTTTAATATTTATGGCACTATGTCTTCTATATTTATTTTTTTAAAATTCGCGCTATTCTAAAAAAAAATGATTATATTTGATATTGATTTTTTTATAAGTGTTTAGATTACCAATTAGAGAGTTGGTGGAATATTCAAGGCGGGGTAATACATTGCAAAATTTGAATGAATACCTTCAAGTTGAAACTTGGCTAAAGGCTATAAATACCGATCTTACATTAATCAATGGTGTTTGTAACTTTGAAGAAAATAATCTCGATATAAAAATTGGATTGAGTGTAGATAATAGAAGCAACCTTATTTCATTTTGTAGTCCGTTGATTAACGTGGACCGTGAGAATAAATCCTTATTAATGGAGCGTGCATTATTAGCGAATGCTAATGGGGCTAAAATGGAAGGGTGCTGGCTCAGT
This genomic interval from Spartinivicinus ruber contains the following:
- a CDS encoding TIGR01621 family pseudouridine synthase codes for the protein MINIMFDHPDFVVIDKPTGVSVHKDDQAVSFVAKLQQQLNEPQLFLVHRLDKITSGLLILAKKTTANGLLSSTFQQRKIEKYYIALTDKRPSKKQGLVKGDMVRSRRGTWKLQRSAENPAISHFFSYGCEKGLRLFLIKPYTGKTHQIRVALKSLGSPIIGDKRYYPTPDETIDRGYLHAFALQFYYQDQLIQLHCMPNTGRLFTLESIQQQLSQLSKPWLLNWPKV
- a CDS encoding HAD family hydrolase translates to MSDKLLILDLDETLIHAELIPLELPHAFVACPYFIYTRPYLDEFLEFCQQHFKLAVWTTGNQFYADTIVSYLFGSADQLEFVWARDRCITHYHSELDCNYYIKDLKKVKRHGYDLQNVIVIDDSPEKLERQYSNLIPVAPYYGEPADKELKLLMSYLASIEETDNIRSIDKRSWHQQVA
- a CDS encoding 4'-phosphopantetheinyl transferase family protein, yielding MFVFHQFDEAVLTEDMIVASNGRVDIWICHSPDGGGIAEEWLGSEEMARFQRYRSPAKQQQFLAARVFLKKTLSHYVLLKPSQWQFSVSKYGKPVIDWRESGLLSDPQLSFNLSHSRDCLALVVTQENPVGIDVESLYRSRPWSKLAKRVCTEQEQSDLSRLPQAQQFSHFIKLWAHKEAVLKAMGLGINSQWPMSRLGFKLTTADKLDFIPPVDFPHSQVDFRSLYFNGTWCACAILDYASAIEWKIKYL
- a CDS encoding M14 family metallopeptidase; the encoded protein is MNDHTSSLINVWSQPQPHDIGYSVDDFIALLKQPTIIRLSGRDTNRSRVVSTLLHGNEPSGLHAVFHWIKSQKKPAVNTVFFIGSVVAARKPPVFSNRHLPEHRDLNRCFKGPFDDYSGQIAKLFLNFLDEEQPECLVDIHNTSGAGPAFAVSICNDLSHQTLTSHFVDRLVVTNLRLGSLMELSEKGIPTVTIECGGSQDEHAHQLAIESVDRFLLLENVFRESITDWGLEILHNPVRVELMPHATIAYSANPVDGVDITLPPDIEHLNFGVVDTDTRLGWLGTKGVDCFKVFTQEGKNVALELLRVEGNQLFPKQPVKIFMITTNPTIAKNDCLFYAVTCRL
- a CDS encoding glutamate--cysteine ligase family protein, with product MGISIESDTFSNQDFVLFQQKVRDDLDVLKKLLANPEFGQGPASLGAELEFYIVDQHLKLLPINLEINAQLQDPQLTVELNRFNLEYNLSPQPYKGSPFVAIEEELSSAIRKIDEAASLHSGQVIPIGILPTLSIKDFHDQTMTDIPRYRALSNALCKMRGGPFTIAIDGKEPIKLEVDDITLEGANTSFQVHWRVPANQFADYFNAVQLVTPVVLALSSNSPSLFGHHLWAETRIALFKQSIDSRVSREQRWRHPPRVFFGTGWVRESAWELFAASAALFPPIIPVIGDENPYACLAAGKAPKLEEMRLHQGTTWQWNRAIYDDADGGHLRIEMRFLPAGPSLIDMSANALFAIGCALAVLPDIKHLTTVLPFNYAEHNFYRAAKLGMDARLVWPSTTQVQLHEEPALQIAKRLLPKACQALEKTGLFGSEIKRLMSVIQGRIEQRMCGAKWQRLVTNHLLKQTSKEEAFAGMLAEYIRGYRSGKSISEWGIPL
- a CDS encoding MarC family protein; this translates as MFELYHHVLTVFLGFFAIMNPIANTAVFISLTGKEDRSSQIRVACRALIISFFIILVFSILGKAIFHLFGISLPALRIAGGILIFIVGYQMLHGSSSDMHKPRENEVSDISVSPLAVPILAGPGTIATAMNYSATGQVIEICITVVTFAVLCLITFLSFIFGQKMIRVLGESGLSIVTRLMGLILTVIGIQMLITGTFSAIKAFG
- a CDS encoding excinuclease ATPase subunit; translated protein: MKPKAFCTLLTFSILSISNVEARDTRVMYSIQEALSKPAAKEKLLSNVPLYFGNQPTPRVLNTLGEYMSNKKTNAFNKSDKEACQWVILSALISLQERALKEGGNAVVNIKSYYKKNEISSTSEFECGAGALIAGVTLKGTVVKLAQ
- a CDS encoding type VI secretion system Vgr family protein; the protein is MDVGNSSRFTFSIKGVEDSLRVVRFEGQEGISRPYVFTIDTVCENFDLDLDAILQQPAQLVIHDPDEPRYINGIIHANQISDPIGRFCRYRFELTPKVSLLHYRVNLKIFQNLTADAIIRQVLLNAGLTTDDFKFQITGELPIRVYCTQYQESDLDFTHRLMAEDGLHYFIEQTSNNCVMVISDSHYSFKPVPVTPELEYKYQAGMETTHYFISQFYVTAEAQPNTVVFRDYNFEHPSLNLEVKESASDDQSGLSGLEVYQHNVSYQNPTAGKQKAENLIKAYKSVKLTGDGFSNSPHVSAGHFFQLQNYDDSRYDHYWLLTEVIHDGIQTQVLEEHDTGRGSSYSNRIIATPRDHQLKTQPLAPKPKIRGSQTAFVTGPKGEEIYCDKYGRIKVQFHWDRDGQYNENSSCWVRVKQNWAGKQWGDLQVPRIGTEVLVKFINGDPDQPIVMGCLYNGRDKPPYKLPDHKTRTTFKTNSTPGGEGFNEIRFEDKKGSEQVFIHAEKDLEVRVKNDKRETIGNERHLVVGNNSYEHTKGNHHQQIDGNQYITIDQDSHTTIGDSLHGKTGSQYMIQAGNEIHIKAGDKVVIDAGVELTLKGGGSFAKLDPSGVAFQGATLKINEGGSAGSGSGVSIKESSQAAESDKNQR
- a CDS encoding transporter substrate-binding domain-containing protein, producing MLKSKRVNLTPSASSTVNKKLKEAGIITKNIRQTPVILLESSGYIAFSKNISDEIISKWQGVFEHLKQSGKYKQLYKQYFLPK
- a CDS encoding CesT family type III secretion system chaperone yields the protein MQNLNEYLQVETWLKAINTDLTLINGVCNFEENNLDIKIGLSVDNRSNLISFCSPLINVDRENKSLLMERALLANANGAKMEGCWLSLIGNDLVLCHSRNMASLDQVGFVNLVDNYISKSYSLKQEFSSSIASSETLPANQTPLCQASCRFYSLR